The Cystobacter ferrugineus genome includes the window GTTCGGGTCCGCAGATCGAGGTGTCGCTCGCCGACATCGCTCCCTCGTCTGAGGGGTGGTTCAATGCCTTCCCGGACGCGGCCGTGCCGTCCCCCGAGGAGGACATCGCCGTGGACTTCGCGCCCCCGGTGACCGCCGAACTGCCCGGGAGCGACGACACGGAAGGGCTCCGACTGGCGCGTGCGCAGGCCGATGCCGCGCGGATGCAGGACATGCAGGAGGCGCTTCGTCGGACGGGGAGCAATCCTCCCGAGGACTGGCTCATCGCGGAGCCCGTTCCCTCCTCCACGGAGCGCGTCACGGCGTTCGCTCCCGCCACCGTGGAAAACGTCACGGCGCCTGCTCCCCAGTCGCCCACGATCGTGGCACCTGACCCGGAAGAATCCTGGGACATGCTCACCGCCACCGATTGGTCCCAGCCTCTCGTCACTCCGCCTCCCATGGCCGTTCCGCCGCTGCCTGTTGCTCCTCGTGCGGACGTCCCACCAGGGATGCGCCCGCCCCCCGCTGGCGCTCGCTCGTTCGCGGCCCCCGTTCCGCCGGGCATGCGTTCGCCCTCGGCTGGCGCTCCCCAGCCGGCTCCTCGTCCACCCGCTCCGGAATCGGCTGTTCCTCCGAACCTGTTCGCGCGGGGTGGTCCTCCCGCCGCTCCTCCTCCCGCTCCCCCATCGGTCCAGGCTCCGCGTTCCCTGCCCGAGGACGCCCAATGGGGCGGCATCGGGTTCGGCAAGAGCCAGCCGGGGGAGGCTCCGGGCGACATCAGTGCTTCGTTCGAGGCCGCGCTGCAGCAGGTCGGCGAACAGCTGGAGTCGTTCGTTCAAGTCGAGGTGCCCGTGGCGCTCGTCGTTCCCTCCCCGCCTCCTTCCGAGCCGGTCTCCCAGCCCGCGGTCGCGGCGCCCGCTGCCGCGCCGCTGATCGATGAGGCTGACTCGCTCGCGGAATGGGTCGATCTGCCCTTCGAGAACGAGGCTCCAAGCCCTCCCGCTGGCGACCAGAGGGCCGCCGAGCCTCAGCTCCCGCCTCAGCGCACCATGGACACGGCAGCCCGTCCGGTGCCTCCACCGGTGCTCACGCCCACGCCGCCCGCGCCCGCTCCTCCGGTGCCCGCGCCCGCCGCCGCGGCGTCCGCGCAGGGCCACGACGAGGAGCAGCAGCTCGCCCAGCTCATCGAGAAGCGCTACGCCGACGTGCAGTCCAAGCAGGATTACTTCTCCCTGTTGGGACTCGCCATCGGCCCGGACGTCAAGCGCGAGCAGGTGAAGACGGCCTTCGTCGCGCTCGCCAAGCGCTTCCACCCGGATCGTCTGCCCCCGTCGCTCTCCGCGCTCGCTCCGCGCATGACCCTCGTCTACGAGGCCATCCGCGAGGCCTATGACGTTCTCTACGACGACACGAAGCGCGCGGCCTATCTCCAGGAACTGCGCTCCAAGGGCTCGTTCCAACCGCCGCCGCAACGGTCCTCCGGGGAAGATCCCAACGAACTCTTCAAGGCGGGGGAGATCTTCTTCCGCAAGCGCGACTTCGTGGCGGCGGCCGACCATTTCGACCGCGCCTTCCAGGCCGAGCCCCGCGCGGTGTACCTAGCCGCCCGGGCCTGGGCCATCTACATGGATCCCCAGCGCAAGACCGAGGTCACCCGGGCCAAGCAGATGATGGCCGAGGCGCTGAAGATGGATCCGCGCTGCGACCGGGCCCACTACCAGCTCGGGGTGATTGCCCGGGTCGAGGGCGACATGGAGCGCGCCGAGCGGCACTTCCGCGAGGCCATCCGTGCGAGTCCCAAGCATCTGGAGGCCAACCAGGAGCTGCGGCTCATCGAGATGCGCAAGAAGAATCCGCCTCCCACCAAGAAGGGCGGCCTCTTCCGCTGAACCGCGCGCCGGGAGGACTCGGCGCGTCCGGGACCCCGGTGTCCGGCCTCGCCGGGCACGTGCTCGTCCTCCTGGATGCTCGGCGAGTTCCCTCTCCCACGACCATTGACAGCCCTGGAGAGCGGGCCCGATCATCCCGCCTTCTCGGCGCCGGCCTTCCCTGGTAGGCCGTCCGCAGCGAAAGGCAATCGAACGTGGCCAAGCAGCACCTGCTCCTGGTCGATAGTGACCCGAAGAGTCTCCGTGTCATGGAGGTCAGCCTGAAGAAGGCCGGCTTCTCCGTCACGACCGCTGTTCATGGCAAGGACGCGCTCGAGAAGGTGCAGATCAGCACGCCAGACCTGGTGCTGTCCGACACGAAGATGCCCGAGATGGACGGTCTGGATCTGTGCCGGACGCTCAAATCCGAGGAGCGCTACAAGCACATTCCCTTCGTCTTCCTCACCAACCAGAAGGCGGTCGAGGCCAAGGTGAAGGGCCTGGAGATGGGGGCGGACGACTATCTGACCAAGCCCATCTACATCAAGGAGATCGTCACCCGCGTGACGATGATCCTCCAGAAGGCGGACAAGGAGCGCATCGAGCGGCGCGAGACCACCAAGGGTGGGTTCGCGGGCAACCTGGTCGACATGGGTGTCGTGGACCTGGTGCAGACGTTCGAGATCGGCCGCAAGACGGGCACCATCTCCATCAAGGGCGACCGCGTCGCCACCATCTACTTCAAGGAAGGCCGCGTCATCGACGCGGAGATGGGCCGGCTCAAGGGCGAGAACGCCTTCTACCGGCTGCTCAACGCCACCGAGGGCGAGTTCGAGGTGCAGTTCTCCGCGCTGGATCGCTCCGAGCGCATCGAGGTCTCCACCCAGGGCCTGCTCATGGAGGGCATGCGCCGGCTGGACGAGTGGGGCCGCATGCTCGAGCAGCTTCCGCCCCTGGAGACGGTGTTCGAGATCGACTACCACCAGCTCGCCGACCGGCTCTCGGAGATTCCCGACGAGGTCAACGGGCTTCTGCGCCTCTTCGATGGCAAGCGCACCCTGAGCCGCGTGGTGGAGGACTCGGACTTCGACGACCTGGCGGCGCTGGGCATCATCAGCAAGCTGTACTTCGAGGGCCTCATCCGCGAGCTGGGCAGTGTCTCGCAGGAGCCCGTGCAGAGCGGCAAGCCGGGCATCGAGGAGTGGCTGCACAACGCGCCCGCGCCGAGTGCTCCCGTCGAGCCGGCGCCGGCTCCCGCGCCCGTGCTCGCTCCCGCGCCCGAGGCCCCTCCGCTCCTGGTGGAGGCGCCCGTCACCGCGGCGCCCGTCGTCCCGCCGGCCCCCGAGGTGCGTGCCTCGCCCGCGCCGCGCTCCGAGGCGGAGGCTCCCCCTCGGCTCGCCAACGTGGTCGTCTTCGAGTCCCGGCGTCGCCCGCCCGCCGCTCCCGAGGCGGACATCATCGCGCCCCCGCTCACCGCCGAGGGCTCCTCGTTCCTCGTGGATCCCGCCCCCGCGCACCGTGCCAAGGAGCAGGCGCAGCGCAGCCTCCTGCTCGATTGGAACCGGGTGGATGAGGATGGTCTTGGCTCCACGGGGGGATGGGGCCCGGGTTGGTCCCCGGCTCCGCGTGCTCCCGCTCCCGCTTCCGTGCCCGCCGCCGGGTCCACGGCCGCGTCCACGGCGGCTTCCATGTCGCTCGGGGAGCTGTCCCCCTCCACGTCCCGGGGTCCCATCTTCGGAGGGGCCGCGGTGGAGCCCAGTCCGCTGCCCGTGGTGCTTCCTCCCGAGCCCGCGAGTCCGGCGGAGGAAGTCACCCTGGTGTCGAGCGCGGCGCTCCCCGAGCCGGTTCCGGTGACGGTGTTCGAGCCCCCGGCGCCTTTCGAGGCGCCCATGCCCGTGCTGGAGGTCCAGCCCGAGCCCATGCCCGTGCTGGAGGCCCAGCCGGAGCCGATGCTCGAGCCCGTGCTGGAGCCGGAGCCCATGCCCGAGCTGGAGGCCCAGCTGAAGACCTTGCCCGCGCCCGTGCAGGAGGCCCAGCCGGAGCCGATGCCCGAGCCCAGGGTCGAGCCGAAGCAGGAGGCCCGGCCGGAGCCCAGGCCCGAGCCGAAGCCTCGTCCGGTGCCGGCGGAGCGCAAGCCGGAGGCGCCCGTCGCGCCGAAGCGGACAGGCCTCTTCATTGGCGTGGGGGTCGCGGTGATCGCCCTGGCCGCCGGGGTGGTGGTGATGACCCGGTCGGGTGGCGAGAGCACGCCTCCACCCGCACCGGTGCCGAGCACCGCGCCCGCCTCCACGGCGACCGCTCCCACGAAGCCCACGCCTCCTCCGCCGGAGCCCAAGCAGCCCGCGCCGCCGAAGTCGGAAGCCCAGGCCGCCGCCCAGACGGAGACGCCCCCCTCCGGCGCCACCGCGGCGAACGGCACGCCGCCGGTGGAGGACGCCAAGGCTCCGGAGAAGGCCGCGGTGGATCCCGAGGCCGAGTACGCCGAGCTGGTGCGCCAGGCGCGCAAGTCCCTGGCCAGCGAGCGCTATCAGGCCGCGGCCCGGAGCTACCGGCAGATGCTCGAGCTCAAGCCGGACTCCACCGAGGCCCGGGCGGGACTGGGCATCGCGCTCGTGCGCGGCGAGACGGGAAAGTACCGCGAGGCCATCGAGTTGCTCGAGGTCGTGACGAAGGAGCAGCCTCGCAACGCCAGCGCCTGGCTGTTCCTCGGCGTGGCCCGCGAGCAATCCCGTCAGAACAAGAAGGCAATCGAGGCCTACAAGCGCTATCTCACCCTGGAACCCTCCGGGAAGTACGCTCCGGACGCGCGGGCATCCCTCAAGGTGCTCGGCCAGTAGGCGCGACGGCGGGCTCCTGGTAGAGAGGTGCCCTTGCTCGTACTCGGACTCGAAACCTCCTGTGATGAAACCGCCGCCGCCCTCGTCGAGGACGGCCGGCGTGTGCTCTCCGACGTCGTCTCCACCCAGGTGGACATCCACCGGCGATGGGGTGGGGTGGTGCCGGAGCTCGCCAGCCGCAACCACGTGATGCAGGTCATGCCCGTGCTGCACGAGGCGCTGACCCGCGCGGGCAAGACGCTCGACGACGTGGACCTCATCGCCGTCACCTCGGGCCCGGGCCTCATCGGCGCCCTCCTGGTGGGCGTGCAGGTGGCCAAGTCGCTGAGCCTCGCCACCGGCAAGCCCTTCGTGGGCGCCAACCACCTCGAGGGCCACCTGCTCGCCATCCGGCTGCTGGAGGACGCCCCGGAGCCGCCCTTCCTCGGGCTCGTGGTGTCCGGTGGGCACACCAGCCTCTACGAGGTGCGCGACTATGGCCACTACCGGCTCGTGGGCAGCACCCGCGACGACGCCGCGGGCGAGGCCTATGACAAGACGGCGCGCATCCTCGGCCTGCCCTATCCGGGGGGCCTGCCCATCGATCAGCTCGCCCAGAAGGGCAACCCGGAGGCCATCCGGTTTCCCCGCGCGCTGCCCGGCGCGGACAACTTCGACTGGTCCTTCTCCGGGTTGAAGACGGCGGTGCTGCACCACGTGAAGAAGCACGGCATGCCCGAGGGCCAGGCGCTGGCGGACCTGTGCGCCTCCTTCCAGGAAGCGGTGGCGGATGCGTTGAGCCGGAAGTTCATCGCCGCGGCGCGTCGGCTCGGGTTGCAGCGCCTGGTGGTGTGTGGCGGCGTGGCGGCCAACTCGCGCCTGCGCTCGCTCTGCCTGGAGCGCGCGCGGGAGCGCAACTTGAAGCTCTTTCTTCCCCCGGTGCGGTTGTGCACGGACAATGGGGCGATGATCGCCGTGGCGGGCTACGAGGCCTGGAGGCGGGGACTGAGGGGTGACTTCAGTCTGTCCGCGGATCCCGCCTGGCGCATGTGAAGGGAAGGACCTCGTGGAGACACCTCGTGAAATCCTCCAGCGCCATGGCCTGAGGGCCAAGCACAGCTGGGGGCAGAACTTCCTGGGAGATCCGGACGTGCTGGAGGCCATCGCCGACGCGCTGGAGTTGCGCGAGGGCG containing:
- a CDS encoding response regulator, producing the protein MEVSLKKAGFSVTTAVHGKDALEKVQISTPDLVLSDTKMPEMDGLDLCRTLKSEERYKHIPFVFLTNQKAVEAKVKGLEMGADDYLTKPIYIKEIVTRVTMILQKADKERIERRETTKGGFAGNLVDMGVVDLVQTFEIGRKTGTISIKGDRVATIYFKEGRVIDAEMGRLKGENAFYRLLNATEGEFEVQFSALDRSERIEVSTQGLLMEGMRRLDEWGRMLEQLPPLETVFEIDYHQLADRLSEIPDEVNGLLRLFDGKRTLSRVVEDSDFDDLAALGIISKLYFEGLIRELGSVSQEPVQSGKPGIEEWLHNAPAPSAPVEPAPAPAPVLAPAPEAPPLLVEAPVTAAPVVPPAPEVRASPAPRSEAEAPPRLANVVVFESRRRPPAAPEADIIAPPLTAEGSSFLVDPAPAHRAKEQAQRSLLLDWNRVDEDGLGSTGGWGPGWSPAPRAPAPASVPAAGSTAASTAASMSLGELSPSTSRGPIFGGAAVEPSPLPVVLPPEPASPAEEVTLVSSAALPEPVPVTVFEPPAPFEAPMPVLEVQPEPMPVLEAQPEPMLEPVLEPEPMPELEAQLKTLPAPVQEAQPEPMPEPRVEPKQEARPEPRPEPKPRPVPAERKPEAPVAPKRTGLFIGVGVAVIALAAGVVVMTRSGGESTPPPAPVPSTAPASTATAPTKPTPPPPEPKQPAPPKSEAQAAAQTETPPSGATAANGTPPVEDAKAPEKAAVDPEAEYAELVRQARKSLASERYQAAARSYRQMLELKPDSTEARAGLGIALVRGETGKYREAIELLEVVTKEQPRNASAWLFLGVAREQSRQNKKAIEAYKRYLTLEPSGKYAPDARASLKVLGQ
- the tsaD gene encoding tRNA (adenosine(37)-N6)-threonylcarbamoyltransferase complex transferase subunit TsaD; this encodes MLVLGLETSCDETAAALVEDGRRVLSDVVSTQVDIHRRWGGVVPELASRNHVMQVMPVLHEALTRAGKTLDDVDLIAVTSGPGLIGALLVGVQVAKSLSLATGKPFVGANHLEGHLLAIRLLEDAPEPPFLGLVVSGGHTSLYEVRDYGHYRLVGSTRDDAAGEAYDKTARILGLPYPGGLPIDQLAQKGNPEAIRFPRALPGADNFDWSFSGLKTAVLHHVKKHGMPEGQALADLCASFQEAVADALSRKFIAAARRLGLQRLVVCGGVAANSRLRSLCLERARERNLKLFLPPVRLCTDNGAMIAVAGYEAWRRGLRGDFSLSADPAWRM